The following coding sequences are from one Musa acuminata AAA Group cultivar baxijiao chromosome BXJ2-4, Cavendish_Baxijiao_AAA, whole genome shotgun sequence window:
- the LOC135611411 gene encoding RING-H2 finger protein ATL39-like, which produces MDDVFYYATGGDCVSGSSPPPPAAPPVPHGTELACIDRAVPEIFSFVLCFLVIASLVNFAFVSPSDDEEEEERRAKKVVTGGLDPAVLASFPVVTCPEARGAGEGMVGRECAVCLTEFGVGDALRVLPPCRHGFHPVCIDPWLAGHATCPLCRSDLAAGHVIVNGVEA; this is translated from the coding sequence ATGGACGACGTTTTCTACTACGCCACCGGCGGTGACTGCGTCTCCGGCAGCAGCCCGCCACCCCCGGCGGCGCCGCCAGTGCCGCACGGTACAGAGCTAGCCTGCATCGACCGCGCCGTTCCCGAAATATTCTCCTTCGTCCTTTGTTTCCTCGTCATCGCCTCGCTCGTCAACTTCGCCTTTGTCTCGCCCTccgacgacgaggaggaggaggagcggcggGCGAAGAAGGTTGTAACCGGGGGGCTCGACCCGGCCGTGCTGGCGTCGTTCCCGGTGGTGACGTGCCCCGAAgcgaggggcgccggggaggggatGGTGGGGCGGGAATGCGCCGTGTGCCTGACCGAGTTCGGCGTCGGCGACGCTCTCCGGGTGCTGCCGCCGTGCCGCCACGGGTTCCACCCGGTTTGCATCGACCCCTGGCTCGCCGGCCACGCCACCTGCCCGCTGTGCCGGTCCGACTTGGCGGCCGGCCACGTCATTGTCAACGGAGTAGAGGCGTAA
- the LOC135609876 gene encoding 18.1 kDa class I heat shock protein-like, translated as MPSIIPSLFGRRTNKLSAQEPLSGDIWEPLGGFSFATTALAVSPHETADMDWKETPDAHVFITDLPGVRKEEVNVEVEQEKVLKISGRRVKESEEKGDKWHRVERSAHKFCRTVRLPHDTNTDGMKAKLENGVLTVTLPKEQDRKAPVRFLQIEG; from the exons ATGCCATCCATCATCCCGAGCTTGTTCGGTCGCAGGACGAACAAGCTAAGCGCGCAGGAGCCCCTTTCCGGCGACATCTGGGAGCCTCTCGGAGGCTTCTCGTTCGCCACCACCGCACTGGCGGTGTCTCCGCACGAGACGGCGGACATGGACTGGAAGGAGACTCCCGATGCGCATGTCTTCATCACTGACCTCCCGGGGGTAAGGAAGGAGGAGGTGAACGTGGAGGTGGAGCAGGAGaag GTGCTCAAGATAAGCGGGCGGCGGGTCAAGGAGAGCGAGGAGAAGGGGGACAAGTGGCACCGCGTCGAGCGCAGCGCCCACAAGTTCTGCCGGACTGTGAGGTTGCCGCACGACACCAACACGGATGGCATGAAGGCGAAGCTGGAGAACGGGGTGCTCACTGTGACTCTGCCCAAGGAGCAAGACAGGAAGGCCCCAGTAAGGTTCCTTCAGATTGAAGGCTAA
- the LOC135609875 gene encoding steroid 5-alpha-reductase DET2-like: MDQFDDSKLFWAALVSLYVICPLTIASLQFLVAPYGRHAQPGWGPPLPAALAWFLMESPTLWLTLILYPRGHYWSHPIPLIILTLYLLHYTNRTVIYPLRLHFSKSKKMKPKDFPLYIALIAFAFNLLNAYLQSRSISHYTDYPTTFSNGWWWICLRVAAGMLLFFWGMAVNISSDSVLLRLKSEGGGYKIPRGGWFELVSCPNYMGEMMEWLGWAIMAWSPASLGFFLYTCSNLGPRAKAHLQWYRQKFGDEYPKSRKAFIPFVY; encoded by the coding sequence atggacCAATTTGACGATTCTAAACTCTTCTGGGCAGCTCTAGTGTCTCTGTATGTCATATGCCCACTCACTATTGCATCCCTCCAGTTCCTAGTCGCGCCCTATGGGAGGCATGCCCAGCCTGGATGGGGGCCTCCTTTGCCTGCAGCACTCGCCTGGTTCCTTATGGAGAGCCCTACCCTCTGGCTCACGCTCATCCTCTACCCCCGTGGCCATTATTGGTCCCACCCTATTCCCCTCATTATCCTCACCCTCTATCTCCTCCACTACACAAACCGCACCGTCATCTACCCCCTCCGCCTCCACTTCTCCAAGTCGAAAAAAATGAAGCCTAAAGACTTTCCCCTCTACATTGCCCTCATCGCATTTGCCTTCAACCTCCTTAACGCCTACCTCCAGTCCCGCTCCATATCTCATTACACTGACTATCCCACCACCTTCTCTAATGGATGGTGGTGGATTTGCTTGCGGGTGGCAGCAGGGATGTTGCTGTTTTTTTGGGGCATGGCCGTGAACATATCTTCAGATTCGGTATTGCTGAGGTTGAAGTCAGAGGGAGGAGGATACAAGATACCCAGGGGAGGGTGGTTTGAGTTGGTGAGCTGCCCCAACTACATGGGTGAGATGATGGAGTGGCTCGGTTGGGCAATTATGGCGTGGTCGCCAGCATCCCTGGGCTTCTTCCTATACACCTGCTCCAATCTGGGGCCTCGAGCAAAGGCACACCTTCAGTGGTACCGGCAGAAGTTTGGGGATGAATACCCCAAGTCAAGGAAGGCATTCATACCCTTTGTCTATTGA